The sequence TCCCCGACGCTCCCACCAAAATCCTCCACTGCGCCTCCTCCAATCGCGGCGGCCCCAGTCAATACCAGCGCGTCTTCGTCCACGGCTGCCAAAACCTCATCAAAACATTCCCCGACGCCCACCTGCTCTTCACCAGCAGCACCAGCGTCTACCCCCAACTCGACGGCAGCGAAGTCACCGAAACCACCTTCGCTGAACCCACCGCCCGCACCAGCCAGCTCCTCCGCGACGCCGAACAAATCGTGCTCGCCCATCACGGCACCGTCGCCCGACTCGCGGGTCTCTACGGTCCGCACCGCTCTTTTGTCCTCAAACAATTCATCGAAGGCACCGCCGCCATCGAAGGCAATCACGGCGAGGGACGCTGCCTCAACCAGATCCATCGCGAAGACGCCGCCCGCGCCCTCGTCCATCTCTTCAACCTCTCGCCATCCGGCATTTTTAACGTCGTCGACCAACACCCCCTCAACCAGCGCGACTGCTACCTGCAACTCCAAACCCTCTTCAACCTCCCGCTCCCGCCGACCACCGAACCGAACCACGAACGCAAACGCCCTTGGACCCACAAGCGCGTCTCCAGCGCCAAATTGCAGTCCAGCGGATTCACCTGGCGTTACCCCAGCTATCTCGACGCCCTCAAAAACGATCCCGAACTGATACCATCCATCCTTGCATTAGTGCCCAGTCCAGCGCATCCACTAGGTGCCCATGACCACTGACCCCGCCCAGCCCCAACCCTCCACCTCGCGCCGCCCGAGCAACATCGTGCTCATCGGCCTCATGGGCTCCGGCAAAACCACCGTCGGCAAACTCGTCGCCCACAGCCTCGGATTCAGCTTCATCGACACCGACGAAATCATTGTCAAAAACGCCGGCAAACCCATTCCCGACATCTTCGCTGCCGAAGGCGAAACCGGCTTCCGCCAGCACGAAACCGCCGCCCTCCAACAGCTCCTCAACCAACTCCAGCAACACGCCGTCATCGCCACCGGCGGTGGCATCGTCACCCGGCCCGAAAATCTCCCGCTTCTCAAACAACTCGGCTATGTTGTCTGGCTCTACGCCACCCCCAACACCCTTCACCATCGCACCGCCCACAGCGACGACCGCCCCCTGCTTCGCAATGCCGATCCCGCAGGCACCTTGCGTAACCTTCTTGAAGCCCGCGCCGACCTTTACAAACTCGCCAGCGATCTAAAAATCACCACCGACGACCTCTCCGCCCACGATGTCGCCTACGGCGTCTCCGAATCCGTCCGCGTCGAATTCGCCAAACAGTCCGCCTAGCCCCGTTGCCTCTTTCGCGACCATGTAATCACTCCGTTGTCACATGAAATGACCACCGGAGCATTAAAAAAACCAAACCCTTCGTTTGTGCTTGGCAATCACCTGCGTGCGTGGGTAGAGTCGTTTCCATCCACGACAACCCAGCCGATCAACCCGGCTGATTTTTTCAACGGCATAGGCAAAAAATTCGCGAATGGCAGGTCGATACAGAATCCTCGAACAGCTCGGAGCTGGCGGCGTCGGTGCCGTCTTTAAAGCCTACGACACCCAGCTCAACCGCTACGTCGCCGTCAAGCGCCTCCTCAGCCGCGAAGAAATCGAAGCCCACGAAGACCGCACCGACACCCTCGTCAAAGAAGCCGGCTCCCTCGCCGCCCTTCAGCATCCCAACATCGTTTCCGTCTACGATCTTGCCACCGACGAAGAAGGTTTCTTCATCGTCATGGAACTCCTCGAAGGCGAAACTCTCGCCGACTGGATCCACACCTCCGGCGTCCTCACCCTTCCCGACTTCTACGAACTCGCCACCCAGACCCTCGAAGCCGTCCTCACCGCGCATCATCAAAGCATTCTCCATCGCGACCTGAAACCCGAGAACCTCAAAGTTCTCCGACTCCCCGGCGGTCGCCTCCAGGTCAAAGTTCTCGACTTCGGCCTCGCCCGACTCTCCTACGGCGCCCGCAAAATGACCGAAGATCAAAGCGGCAACATCTTCGGTTCCATCTACTACATGGCCCCCGAACAGTTGCAGCGCCTGCCCGTCGATGGACGCACCGACCTCTACGCGCTCGGCTGCATGTTCTACCAATCCCTCAGCGGCTACCGACCTTTCGAGCATCAGGACATCCAAAGCGTCATCCAGCTCCATCTCCAGCATCTCGTCCATCCCCTTCGCACCGTCGCGCCGCACGTCCCCCAGCCCATCTGCGATTGGGTCATGTGGCTCTTCAATCTCGACCCCGCCCACCGACCCGCCAGCGCCCAGCAAGCCCTCGACACCCTTCGCGAAATTCACAAAGCCGGCTGGTTCAAAGTCTCCGAATCCGTCCCGATGGCCATCCCCGTCGCCGTGGCCGTCTCCTCAAATCCCAACCGGCCCACCGGCAGTCAGCGCCTCGTCCGCGGACCCGGTTCCTCCCAGCGTTTGTCCGGTCAACCCACCGGAGCCCTCAACCGACGCCCCCCCACTGCCTCCGTTCCCGGTGCCCGACCCGCCTCAGGTCCTATCCAAAAAACCAAACCCAAAAAAGACGCCGAAGAAACCACCCAACTTCCCTTCTGGATCTGGCCTGCCGGAGCCGCCGTCCTCGCCATCATCATCTGGTCCCTCTGGCCCAAAGGCGATGACAAACCCACCACCGCGCCCGCCGTTGCCACCGCCCCGGTGGCATCATCCGCTCCCATCCCTCCCGCCGCCACCCTCGCCACGCGTCCTCCCGACCTCATCTTCCCTGACAACATTGTCCACCTCCGCGCCGGCGAAAACATGATCGCCCCCGGCAACAAGACCCCCATCCAAAACAACGACACCGTTCAAACCTGGAACGACACCACCAAAAAAGACCTCTCCTTCACCGCCCAAGGCAGCCCTCCCCGCTATCTCTTCGACAAACCAGAAGGCCTCAACCACCGCATCGGCTTCCTTCGACTCCAGCCCGGCAACCTATTGCTCCATCGCATGGCCAGGGACAAATCCGCCTACAAAACTTATCCCATGGCCCCCGGCACCAAACGCCAGGGCCTCACCGCCATCATCGTCGCGCGACCCGACCCCACCGCCCAGGAAATCAACCTTCTGCAAATCGGCGATCAGGACAACCTAGCCAGCCTCACCGTCAAAGCCTACCCCAGCGGCGAATTCCGCGCCATCGCCCAGGTCGGCAAAGACCGCAAAGAAGCCAAAATCACCGGACGCAAAGTCAAAATCTACTCCATCCTCAGCGTCGTCTGGGACGCCACCACCAACAAACTCAGCTTCAACATTCGCAGTCAGGACGGCGGCAAAACCCTCGGCAGCGGCGACGCCCCACCCAAGCCCCCCATTTTCAACGACATCCGTCTCCCCGCCGCCGCCGCCGAAGCCAACTACAACGGCGACATCGCCGAACTCATCGTCTGGCCCTACGCCATGGAATCCGAACAACGCAACGTCCAGGACTGGCGCCTCTCCCAGCACTACTTCACCAATCCCGGCACCCGCTATTAAGTCTAAGCCCGCCCCTTTCATCCCGTTCTCTCCACGCCCCCTTAGTCAGTATTGATCTGTGATCATCTGCGGAAATCTGTGACCATCTGTGCCAAAAAAGAACTCTCCTTAACCTCCAGAAAATTCCTTCTTCACAGATTCTCACAGATACCCACAGATTTTCACCGATAATATCTCTGACACCACAATCTCCAGTTTGAATACCGCCGCCACCCTCATCGCCGCCGCCGAAACCCTCAGCCGCACCCTCGCCCCCCTCTCCTTTAGCGCCCCCGTCAGTCATATCTACAATCCGCTCGACTACGCCGCCGCTGCCCACGCCACCTACCTGCGCCGTTTCGCCAACACCAAAAAGCGCATCATCTTCCTCGGTATGAATCCCGGTCCTTTTGGCATGACCCAGACCGGCGTCCCCTTCGGCGAAATCCCCTCCGTCCGCGACTGGATGAGGATCCACGAACCCATCGGCAACCCCGCCATCGAACATCCCAAACGCCCCATCCTCGGCTTCGACTGCCCGCAAAGTGAAGTCAGCGGTCGCCGTCTCTGGGGCCTGTTCGCCGAAAAATACGGCACGCCTGAAAACTTCTTCGCCGACCACTTCGTCGCCAACTACTGCCCCCTCGTGTTCATGTCCGCCACCGGGGCCAACCTCACCCCCGACAAACTCAGCGCCACCGAAATGGCCCCCGTCCACAGCGCCTGTCTC comes from Phragmitibacter flavus and encodes:
- a CDS encoding uracil-DNA glycosylase family protein, which codes for MNTAATLIAAAETLSRTLAPLSFSAPVSHIYNPLDYAAAAHATYLRRFANTKKRIIFLGMNPGPFGMTQTGVPFGEIPSVRDWMRIHEPIGNPAIEHPKRPILGFDCPQSEVSGRRLWGLFAEKYGTPENFFADHFVANYCPLVFMSATGANLTPDKLSATEMAPVHSACLDHLKTLVEILQPEWLIGVGGFAEGRALLLQDQFPKLKIARILHPSPASPAANKDWSGNVTRKMHELALW
- a CDS encoding serine/threonine protein kinase → MAGRYRILEQLGAGGVGAVFKAYDTQLNRYVAVKRLLSREEIEAHEDRTDTLVKEAGSLAALQHPNIVSVYDLATDEEGFFIVMELLEGETLADWIHTSGVLTLPDFYELATQTLEAVLTAHHQSILHRDLKPENLKVLRLPGGRLQVKVLDFGLARLSYGARKMTEDQSGNIFGSIYYMAPEQLQRLPVDGRTDLYALGCMFYQSLSGYRPFEHQDIQSVIQLHLQHLVHPLRTVAPHVPQPICDWVMWLFNLDPAHRPASAQQALDTLREIHKAGWFKVSESVPMAIPVAVAVSSNPNRPTGSQRLVRGPGSSQRLSGQPTGALNRRPPTASVPGARPASGPIQKTKPKKDAEETTQLPFWIWPAGAAVLAIIIWSLWPKGDDKPTTAPAVATAPVASSAPIPPAATLATRPPDLIFPDNIVHLRAGENMIAPGNKTPIQNNDTVQTWNDTTKKDLSFTAQGSPPRYLFDKPEGLNHRIGFLRLQPGNLLLHRMARDKSAYKTYPMAPGTKRQGLTAIIVARPDPTAQEINLLQIGDQDNLASLTVKAYPSGEFRAIAQVGKDRKEAKITGRKVKIYSILSVVWDATTNKLSFNIRSQDGGKTLGSGDAPPKPPIFNDIRLPAAAAEANYNGDIAELIVWPYAMESEQRNVQDWRLSQHYFTNPGTRY
- a CDS encoding NAD-dependent epimerase/dehydratase family protein, translating into MFLLIGCGYIGERVADLLHQSGHSLAAVTHSQESAAKLRSTKPYPILTSDVSNHVNLQHLATQLPDAPTKILHCASSNRGGPSQYQRVFVHGCQNLIKTFPDAHLLFTSSTSVYPQLDGSEVTETTFAEPTARTSQLLRDAEQIVLAHHGTVARLAGLYGPHRSFVLKQFIEGTAAIEGNHGEGRCLNQIHREDAARALVHLFNLSPSGIFNVVDQHPLNQRDCYLQLQTLFNLPLPPTTEPNHERKRPWTHKRVSSAKLQSSGFTWRYPSYLDALKNDPELIPSILALVPSPAHPLGAHDH
- a CDS encoding shikimate kinase, which gives rise to MTTDPAQPQPSTSRRPSNIVLIGLMGSGKTTVGKLVAHSLGFSFIDTDEIIVKNAGKPIPDIFAAEGETGFRQHETAALQQLLNQLQQHAVIATGGGIVTRPENLPLLKQLGYVVWLYATPNTLHHRTAHSDDRPLLRNADPAGTLRNLLEARADLYKLASDLKITTDDLSAHDVAYGVSESVRVEFAKQSA